A single Bacillota bacterium DNA region contains:
- a CDS encoding 50S ribosome-binding GTPase, producing MNILLIGNPNVGKSAIFSHLTGVSVTTSNYPGTTVQYAKGYLTYNGQKYEVIDVPGIYQLDTNEDM from the coding sequence ATGAATATTCTTCTCATAGGTAATCCCAATGTCGGCAAGAGTGCCATATTCAGCCATCTCACAGGAGTGAGCGTCACTACGTCAAATTATCCCGGAACCACGGTGCAGTATGCAAAAGGGTATTTGACATATAATGGACAGAAATATGAAGTTATAGATGTTCCAGGTATATATCAGCTTGATACCAATGAAGATATGTGA
- a CDS encoding ferrous iron transport protein A — protein MRNAQSGTIVSIYGGIGMLRRLEALGIRVGGKITKKSALIGRGPVIIAVGNTEIAVGYGMASRILVEVDEQ, from the coding sequence ATGCGAAATGCACAGTCGGGAACAATTGTATCAATATATGGTGGCATCGGAATGTTAAGAAGACTTGAAGCACTTGGTATAAGAGTAGGAGGCAAAATAACAAAAAAGAGTGCGTTGATTGGACGTGGCCCTGTCATAATAGCTGTAGGAAATACTGAAATTGCAGTTGGCTATGGAATGGCGTCAAGGATTCTTGTGGAGGTAGACGAACAATGA